A window of the Brachybacterium sacelli genome harbors these coding sequences:
- a CDS encoding ABC transporter substrate-binding protein, which produces MAQISRRLFAGSSLALAAALAGCSSGGASGTGASDGEEPAGEGSEITVEHAFGSTTVPADPAVVTTVAWANHEVPLALGVVPAGMAAANFGDDDSNGLLPWVQEKLEELGAQAPVLFDESDSIDFEGVADTGPEVILAAYSGLTQEDYDTLTQIAPTVPYPEVAWGTPWRDMITVNATAMGMASEGEELVAELEGQIEQAAAAHPAIAGKNVMFLTHVDTTDLSEVSFYTAHDTRTMFFEDLGMTIAPSVVKASEETEEFSSTVSAENADVFGDVEIIVTYGDESLLEALAADPLLSQMPAVASGAVVNLPGDSPLGTAANPTPLAIPYILEDYLAELDRAASASA; this is translated from the coding sequence ATGGCTCAGATCTCCCGCCGACTCTTCGCCGGCTCCTCGCTCGCCCTCGCCGCCGCCCTGGCCGGCTGCTCCTCCGGCGGCGCATCCGGGACCGGGGCCTCGGACGGTGAGGAGCCGGCGGGCGAGGGCTCCGAGATCACCGTCGAGCACGCCTTCGGCTCCACCACCGTCCCGGCCGATCCCGCGGTGGTCACCACCGTCGCCTGGGCCAATCACGAGGTCCCCCTGGCCCTCGGCGTGGTCCCGGCCGGCATGGCCGCGGCGAACTTCGGCGACGACGACAGCAACGGGCTGCTGCCCTGGGTCCAGGAGAAGCTCGAGGAGCTCGGCGCCCAGGCGCCGGTGCTGTTCGACGAGTCCGACAGCATCGACTTCGAGGGCGTGGCCGACACCGGCCCCGAGGTGATCCTCGCGGCGTACTCCGGGCTCACGCAGGAGGACTACGACACACTCACCCAGATCGCACCCACGGTGCCCTATCCCGAGGTCGCCTGGGGCACGCCCTGGCGGGACATGATCACTGTCAACGCCACCGCGATGGGCATGGCGAGCGAGGGCGAGGAGCTGGTCGCCGAGCTCGAGGGCCAGATCGAACAGGCCGCGGCCGCGCATCCGGCGATCGCCGGGAAGAACGTCATGTTCCTGACCCATGTGGACACCACCGACCTCTCCGAGGTCAGCTTCTACACCGCCCACGACACCCGGACGATGTTCTTCGAGGACCTCGGCATGACCATCGCGCCGAGCGTGGTCAAGGCCTCCGAGGAGACCGAGGAGTTCTCCTCGACGGTGAGCGCCGAGAACGCCGACGTCTTCGGCGACGTGGAGATCATCGTGACCTACGGCGACGAGTCGCTGCTGGAGGCGCTGGCGGCCGATCCGCTGCTGTCCCAGATGCCCGCGGTCGCCAGCGGCGCGGTGGTGAACCTGCCCGGTGACAGCCCTCTGGGCACCGCCGCGAACCCGACCCCGCTGGCGATCCCCTACATCCTCGAGGACTACCTGGCCGAGCTGGACCGCGCAGCCTCGGCGTCGGCCTGA
- a CDS encoding lysine N(6)-hydroxylase/L-ornithine N(5)-oxygenase family protein — MSAPDTTGTTGTGDAAAAAATRATSGANVATETPAPEVVHDLVGIGIGPFGLGMAALAEPLEDVDALFLDQAEEFRWHPGMMLESATIQVPFLADLVTLADPTSPYSFLAFLKATGRLYPFYIRESFYPLRSEYDAYCRWVAEQLDCLRWRRRVIAVEPAYDDQGREHFAATAEILDAQGEVTGHEVHRGRHLVLGVGTQPTLPPALASLAGSAAEDPAPAPVIHSARYRFHREQLLEHEAITVVGSGQSAAEIYRDLLEDAVARGVRLDWITRSPRFFPMEYTKLTLEMTSPEYTDHHRSLPEELRDELGRTQRALHKGISSDLLDDIHETLYRLSQGGRELPTTLLTDVAVTSAHRDPTTAEIVLGLRHGQLGTERAHRTGAVVAATGYRSGVPGFLAPLGDRIRRDRAGRLDVSREYTVDVDERIHVLGTEVHTHGVTAPDLGFGPWRASVVLAALTGREPYPIERRIAFQTFGLPPQDVASAGADT, encoded by the coding sequence ATGAGCGCCCCGGACACGACGGGCACCACGGGCACGGGGGACGCCGCGGCCGCCGCGGCCACGAGAGCCACGTCAGGCGCGAACGTCGCCACGGAGACCCCCGCCCCGGAGGTCGTCCACGACCTGGTCGGGATCGGGATCGGCCCCTTCGGCCTCGGCATGGCGGCCCTCGCCGAACCCCTCGAGGACGTCGATGCGCTCTTCCTCGACCAGGCCGAGGAGTTCCGCTGGCACCCCGGGATGATGCTCGAGAGCGCCACCATCCAGGTGCCCTTCCTCGCCGACCTGGTCACCCTCGCGGACCCCACCTCGCCGTACTCCTTCCTCGCCTTCCTCAAGGCCACCGGTCGGCTCTACCCCTTCTACATCCGCGAATCGTTCTACCCGCTGCGGTCCGAGTACGACGCCTACTGCCGCTGGGTCGCCGAGCAGCTGGACTGCCTGCGGTGGCGACGCCGTGTGATCGCCGTCGAGCCGGCGTACGACGACCAGGGCCGCGAGCACTTCGCGGCCACGGCGGAGATCCTCGACGCACAGGGCGAGGTCACCGGCCACGAGGTGCATCGCGGACGGCACCTGGTCCTCGGCGTCGGCACGCAGCCGACCCTGCCGCCGGCCCTGGCGTCCCTCGCCGGGAGCGCGGCCGAGGACCCGGCACCAGCGCCCGTGATCCACAGCGCCCGATACCGCTTCCATCGCGAGCAGCTCCTGGAGCACGAGGCGATCACCGTGGTCGGCAGCGGCCAGTCCGCCGCCGAGATCTACCGCGATCTGCTCGAGGACGCCGTCGCGCGGGGCGTCCGGCTGGACTGGATCACCCGTTCCCCGAGGTTCTTCCCGATGGAGTACACCAAGCTCACCCTCGAGATGACCTCCCCGGAGTACACCGACCACCATCGCAGCCTGCCCGAGGAGCTGCGCGACGAGCTGGGCCGTACCCAGCGCGCCCTGCACAAGGGCATCAGCAGCGATCTGCTCGATGACATCCACGAGACGCTCTACCGCCTCAGCCAGGGAGGGCGGGAGCTGCCGACGACGCTGCTGACCGACGTCGCCGTCACCTCGGCCCATCGGGATCCCACCACCGCGGAGATCGTCCTCGGCCTCCGGCACGGCCAGCTCGGCACCGAGCGCGCGCACCGCACCGGCGCCGTCGTGGCCGCGACCGGCTATCGCTCCGGCGTGCCCGGCTTCCTCGCCCCGCTCGGGGACCGGATCCGGCGCGACCGCGCGGGACGGCTCGACGTCAGCCGCGAGTACACCGTCGATGTCGACGAGCGCATCCATGTGCTCGGCACCGAGGTCCACACCCATGGCGTCACCGCCCCGGACCTCGGCTTCGGCCCGTGGCGGGCGAGCGTCGTCCTCGCCGCGCTGACCGGACGCGAGCCCTATCCGATCGAGCGCCGCATCGCCTTCCAGACCTTCGGACTGCCACCCCAGGACGTCGCATCGGCGGGAGCGGACACGTGA
- a CDS encoding ABC transporter ATP-binding protein, producing the protein MTATHTLTAEALSVGYADRTVIEGLDLELLPGKVTAIVGANACGKSTLLRSMSRLLTPRHGQVLLDGQQVHRMPAKKLARLLGLLPQSPLTPEGISVADLVGRGRHPHQGILSRWSTADDEAVAAALDATRTAELAERPVDELSGGQRQRVWIAMALAQDTDLLLLDEPTTFLDVAHQVEVLDLLTDLNRARGITIVMVLHDLNLAARYSDQLVMISDGRVRASGAPAEVLTEEGVREVFGLSSRVIADPVSGLPLMVPIGRHRVHPAEVS; encoded by the coding sequence GTGACCGCCACCCACACCCTGACCGCCGAGGCGCTCAGCGTCGGCTACGCCGACCGCACCGTCATCGAGGGACTCGATCTCGAGCTGCTGCCCGGGAAGGTCACCGCGATCGTCGGCGCCAACGCCTGCGGCAAGTCGACGCTGCTGCGCTCGATGTCGCGACTGCTCACCCCGCGCCACGGCCAGGTGCTGCTGGACGGTCAGCAGGTGCACCGGATGCCCGCGAAGAAGCTCGCGCGACTGCTCGGGCTGCTCCCTCAGTCCCCACTGACCCCGGAGGGGATCTCCGTCGCGGATCTCGTGGGCCGCGGCAGGCACCCCCACCAGGGGATCCTGAGCCGCTGGTCGACGGCCGACGACGAGGCGGTCGCCGCCGCCCTGGACGCGACCCGCACCGCTGAGCTCGCCGAACGTCCGGTCGACGAGCTCTCGGGCGGGCAGCGTCAGCGGGTGTGGATCGCGATGGCGCTGGCCCAGGACACCGATCTGCTGCTGCTCGACGAGCCCACCACCTTCCTGGACGTGGCCCATCAGGTGGAGGTTCTCGACCTGCTCACCGATCTGAATCGGGCCCGCGGCATCACCATCGTGATGGTGCTGCACGATCTCAACCTCGCCGCCCGCTACAGCGATCAGCTGGTCATGATCTCAGACGGCAGGGTGCGTGCGAGCGGGGCCCCGGCCGAGGTGCTCACCGAGGAGGGAGTACGCGAGGTGTTCGGTCTGAGCTCCCGCGTGATCGCCGATCCCGTCTCCGGCCTGCCGCTGATGGTGCCCATCGGCCGTCACCGGGTGCACCCGGCCGAGGTCTCGTGA
- a CDS encoding GNAT family N-acetyltransferase: MPTLTLEPVDPARDAPDVHRWLTHPRAHYWNLLTSTENQIRDHLTVLARDERQDAWLGRADGVPAFYVETYRPEVLLEPTQFATRAGDLGMHLLVAPPESEGSHGFTTAVMAETVSFCLREDDGLGALRLVVEPDSANTPILAKNAAAGFRVLREIDLTADGHTKRAALSVCTREDFATSPLGARHLVRTDPTSHLEADLGAAAHRRLVTKAISEFSHERLITPEQAGEHIWELTAGPSRYTFRAGVLPLEHWVLEEDSLQRTVDGTPRDLDVQELVLELQEALGLPDALVATYLEELASTFAARTATLEQARRGARPTSAELLTSGLQSVEAAMTEGHPGFLANNGRIGYSLSDYRAYAPESGRTTRLVWVAARRELSHLSLGEGMDETAHLELALSPEERDAFAGRLSGSGLDPADYHLLPLHPWQAEHRLPITFAPDVARGDLVVLGQGGDEHQPQQSLRTFFNRTRPGAPYVKVALAIQNMGFLRGLSPHYMRDTPAVNDWIQDLVTHDPEFAACGFSLLRERSALGYTGDAYHRTAATNPQRKMLAALWRENPLPHLGEGEQAVTMAALLHRDHEGTAFASAAIRASGLEPRTWLTGYLHAYLRPLVHALLAHDVVVMPHGENLILRMRGHAVVGAFLKDIGEEMAVVGPRALPAGVERVRARVDGDEKALSIFTDVFDGVLRHLSGILAADGLLSAGTFWQVVAEVLDGYEAEHPGTARGLAGDVDLRAESFAHSCLNRLQLRNTLQMVDLGDQASSLLYAGRMDNPVAREATPVELAAPPIARTA; this comes from the coding sequence ATGCCCACCCTCACCCTCGAGCCCGTCGACCCGGCCCGCGACGCCCCCGACGTCCACCGCTGGCTCACCCATCCCCGCGCGCACTACTGGAACCTGCTCACGAGCACCGAGAACCAGATCCGCGACCACCTCACCGTGCTCGCCAGGGACGAGCGCCAGGATGCCTGGCTGGGACGCGCCGACGGCGTCCCGGCGTTCTACGTCGAGACCTACCGCCCCGAGGTCCTGCTGGAGCCGACGCAGTTCGCGACCCGGGCCGGGGACCTGGGCATGCACCTGCTCGTCGCCCCGCCGGAGTCCGAGGGCAGCCACGGCTTCACCACCGCCGTCATGGCAGAGACGGTCTCCTTCTGCCTGCGGGAGGACGACGGGCTCGGCGCGCTGCGCCTGGTGGTCGAGCCCGACTCGGCCAACACGCCGATCCTGGCCAAGAACGCCGCGGCCGGGTTCCGCGTGCTGCGGGAGATCGACCTGACCGCGGACGGGCACACCAAGCGCGCCGCCCTGAGCGTCTGCACCCGCGAGGACTTCGCCACCAGCCCCCTCGGCGCCCGGCACCTCGTGCGCACCGACCCCACCTCCCACCTCGAGGCCGACCTCGGCGCCGCCGCACACCGCCGCCTCGTCACCAAGGCCATCTCCGAGTTTTCCCACGAACGCCTGATCACCCCGGAACAGGCCGGCGAGCACATCTGGGAACTGACCGCGGGACCGTCACGCTACACCTTCCGGGCCGGCGTGCTGCCGCTGGAGCACTGGGTGCTCGAGGAGGATTCGCTTCAGCGCACTGTCGACGGGACCCCGCGAGACCTCGACGTCCAGGAGCTCGTCCTGGAGCTGCAGGAGGCGCTCGGCCTGCCCGACGCCCTCGTGGCCACCTACCTCGAGGAACTCGCCTCGACCTTCGCCGCCCGCACGGCCACCCTCGAGCAGGCACGCCGCGGCGCGCGACCCACCTCCGCCGAGCTGCTCACGTCGGGCCTGCAGAGCGTCGAAGCGGCCATGACCGAGGGGCATCCCGGCTTCCTGGCCAACAACGGCCGCATCGGTTACTCGCTGTCCGACTACCGCGCCTACGCCCCCGAGTCCGGTCGCACCACCCGCCTGGTCTGGGTCGCGGCCCGCCGGGAACTCAGCCACCTGTCCCTGGGAGAGGGGATGGACGAGACCGCTCATCTCGAGCTCGCACTCAGCCCCGAGGAACGCGACGCCTTCGCCGGCCGCCTCTCCGGGAGTGGCCTGGACCCCGCCGACTATCACCTGCTGCCCCTGCATCCGTGGCAGGCCGAGCACCGGCTGCCCATCACCTTCGCCCCGGACGTGGCCCGCGGTGACCTCGTGGTGCTCGGGCAGGGTGGGGACGAGCACCAGCCGCAGCAGTCCCTGCGCACCTTCTTCAATCGCACCCGGCCCGGCGCCCCGTACGTCAAGGTCGCCCTCGCGATCCAGAACATGGGCTTCCTGCGCGGCCTGTCCCCGCACTACATGCGTGACACCCCGGCCGTGAACGACTGGATCCAGGATCTCGTCACGCACGATCCCGAGTTCGCCGCCTGCGGCTTCTCCCTGCTGCGGGAGCGCTCGGCGCTCGGCTACACGGGCGATGCCTACCATCGCACCGCCGCGACCAACCCCCAGCGCAAGATGCTCGCGGCGCTGTGGCGGGAGAACCCGCTGCCGCACCTCGGGGAGGGCGAGCAGGCCGTGACCATGGCCGCCCTCCTGCACCGAGATCACGAGGGAACCGCCTTCGCCTCCGCCGCGATCCGTGCCTCAGGACTCGAGCCGCGCACGTGGCTGACCGGCTACCTGCACGCCTACCTGCGCCCCCTGGTGCACGCCCTGCTCGCCCACGACGTGGTGGTCATGCCCCACGGCGAGAACCTCATCCTGCGGATGCGGGGCCACGCGGTGGTCGGCGCCTTCCTCAAGGACATCGGCGAGGAGATGGCCGTGGTCGGGCCACGCGCGCTGCCCGCGGGGGTCGAACGGGTCCGGGCCCGCGTGGACGGGGACGAGAAGGCGCTGTCGATCTTCACCGACGTCTTCGACGGGGTCCTGCGGCACCTCAGCGGGATCCTCGCGGCCGACGGGCTGCTGTCGGCCGGGACCTTCTGGCAGGTCGTCGCCGAGGTGCTGGACGGCTACGAGGCCGAGCATCCCGGCACCGCGCGGGGACTGGCCGGCGACGTCGACCTGCGCGCGGAGAGCTTCGCGCACTCCTGCCTGAACCGGCTTCAGCTGCGCAACACGCTGCAGATGGTCGATCTCGGCGACCAGGCCTCCTCGCTGCTGTACGCAGGGCGGATGGACAACCCGGTCGCTCGGGAGGCGACGCCCGTCGAGCTCGCCGCACCTCCGATCGCCCGCACCGCCTGA
- a CDS encoding FecCD family ABC transporter permease, whose protein sequence is MRSARRRRSTRAAAVIALLALAIAVMFCASLMVGRTFYPPGEVLRVLSGQEVPGASFTVGRLRLPRAVLGMLAGACFGLGGVTFQTMLRNPLASPDIIGISSGASAAAAFSIVVLGLSGTSVSLIAIFAGLAVATVIFLLSRRGGTAGTRLILVGIGIAAMLQSVIDWVLSSAGQWDLQEAMRWLTGSLNNTSWQQVWPVLGALGVLGPLLLSRSRDLRAGQLGDDAAQALGVRVDRTRLIVVIAAVGLISFATAACGPIAFVAFLSGPIAARLVGPGTSPLVPAALVGALLVLVADLVGQYATGTRFPVGVVTGVLGAPYLIYLIIRVNRRGSSL, encoded by the coding sequence GTGCGGTCGGCGCGTCGACGTCGCAGCACCCGGGCCGCCGCCGTGATCGCGCTGCTCGCGCTGGCGATCGCGGTGATGTTCTGCGCCTCGCTGATGGTGGGGCGGACGTTCTACCCGCCCGGGGAGGTACTGCGGGTGCTCTCCGGCCAGGAAGTGCCCGGCGCGAGCTTCACCGTGGGCCGGCTGCGGCTGCCGCGCGCCGTGCTCGGGATGCTCGCGGGCGCCTGCTTCGGGCTGGGCGGGGTCACCTTCCAGACCATGCTGCGCAACCCGCTGGCGAGCCCCGACATCATCGGCATCTCCTCCGGCGCGAGCGCCGCGGCAGCGTTCTCGATCGTCGTGCTCGGACTGTCCGGGACCTCCGTCTCGCTGATCGCGATCTTCGCGGGGCTGGCGGTGGCGACCGTGATCTTCCTGCTGTCCCGACGGGGCGGGACGGCCGGGACCCGGCTGATCCTGGTGGGAATCGGCATCGCCGCCATGCTGCAGAGCGTCATCGACTGGGTGCTCTCCTCAGCCGGGCAGTGGGACCTCCAGGAGGCGATGCGCTGGCTGACCGGCAGCCTGAACAACACCTCCTGGCAGCAGGTGTGGCCCGTGCTCGGCGCCCTCGGCGTGCTCGGACCGCTGCTGCTGTCGCGGTCCCGGGACCTGCGGGCCGGCCAGCTCGGGGACGATGCCGCCCAAGCCCTCGGCGTGCGCGTGGACCGCACTCGGCTGATCGTCGTGATCGCCGCCGTCGGCCTGATCTCCTTCGCGACCGCGGCCTGCGGACCGATCGCCTTCGTGGCCTTCCTGTCCGGGCCGATCGCCGCCCGGCTCGTTGGGCCCGGCACCTCGCCGCTGGTGCCGGCCGCGCTCGTCGGCGCTCTGCTCGTGCTGGTCGCGGACCTGGTGGGGCAGTACGCCACCGGCACCCGCTTTCCCGTCGGCGTCGTCACCGGCGTGCTCGGCGCCCCGTACCTGATCTACCTCATCATCCGCGTGAACCGTCGAGGGAGCTCCCTGTGA
- a CDS encoding NtaA/DmoA family FMN-dependent monooxygenase (This protein belongs to a clade of FMN-dependent monooxygenases, within a broader family of flavin-dependent oxidoreductases, the luciferase-like monooxygenase (LMM) family, some of whose members use coenzyme F420 rather than FMN.), whose amino-acid sequence MTPKPLILNLFEMNCVGHITHGLWRLPENNRHRYTDVSYWTELARLAEEGGFTAIFLADVVGAYDVYGGSAEAALREGLQIPNNDPMLVVPAMAAVTERLTFGITFSTSYEPPFAFARRMSTLDHLTGGRVGWNIVTSYLPNAARNFGLAEEIEHDRRYELADEYLEVLYKLWEGSWDEDAVVRDAAGNLYSDPAKVHRIDHAGANFSVAGPHLSEPSPQRTPTLILATASPAGAVRAGQNAELVFTHGPLLERTVPAVRAAAEEAGRDPQEPKFVVQAAVITGRTQQEVDEKLAQYQEHRSQEGMLVHQSVPIHALEHPRERTIAEALEVEGLPADTPVGRRGGQQTVGDLLDAVDEAWQDRFFVAGTPEVVADAIEHWLDVDGIDGINLRQYHSFDTVRDFAELVSPILRERGRLPEGRGTMRHQLTGEDRLPAEHPAAQYRGAFEGVGV is encoded by the coding sequence ATGACCCCCAAGCCGCTGATCCTGAACCTCTTCGAGATGAACTGCGTCGGGCACATCACCCACGGCCTCTGGCGGCTCCCGGAGAACAATCGGCATCGCTACACGGACGTGAGCTACTGGACCGAGCTCGCGCGCCTGGCCGAGGAGGGCGGCTTCACCGCGATCTTCCTCGCCGACGTGGTCGGCGCCTACGACGTCTACGGGGGCTCGGCGGAGGCCGCGCTGAGGGAAGGGCTGCAGATCCCCAACAACGATCCGATGCTGGTGGTCCCGGCGATGGCCGCCGTCACCGAGCGGCTCACCTTCGGGATCACCTTCTCCACCAGCTACGAGCCGCCCTTCGCCTTCGCCCGCCGGATGTCCACCCTCGACCACCTCACCGGCGGCCGCGTGGGCTGGAACATCGTCACCTCCTACCTCCCCAATGCGGCGCGGAACTTCGGGCTGGCCGAGGAGATCGAGCACGACCGGCGCTACGAGCTCGCCGACGAGTACCTCGAGGTGCTCTACAAGCTGTGGGAGGGCTCCTGGGACGAGGACGCCGTGGTGCGGGACGCCGCGGGGAACCTGTACAGCGACCCGGCAAAGGTGCACCGCATCGACCATGCGGGCGCCAACTTCTCCGTCGCGGGCCCCCATCTCTCCGAGCCCTCACCGCAGCGCACCCCGACCCTGATCCTCGCCACCGCGTCCCCGGCGGGCGCCGTCCGGGCGGGGCAGAACGCAGAGCTCGTGTTCACCCACGGTCCGCTGCTGGAGAGGACCGTGCCCGCGGTGCGCGCCGCCGCGGAGGAGGCGGGCCGGGACCCGCAGGAGCCCAAGTTCGTGGTGCAGGCAGCCGTGATCACGGGACGGACCCAGCAGGAGGTCGACGAGAAGCTCGCGCAGTATCAGGAGCACCGCTCGCAAGAGGGGATGCTCGTGCACCAGTCGGTGCCGATCCATGCCCTCGAGCACCCGCGGGAGCGGACCATCGCCGAGGCGCTCGAGGTCGAGGGGCTCCCGGCCGACACGCCCGTGGGTCGCCGAGGCGGCCAGCAGACCGTCGGGGACCTCCTGGACGCGGTCGACGAGGCCTGGCAGGACCGCTTCTTCGTCGCCGGGACCCCGGAGGTCGTGGCCGACGCGATCGAGCACTGGCTCGACGTCGACGGCATCGACGGGATCAACCTGCGCCAGTACCACTCCTTCGACACGGTCCGGGACTTCGCCGAGCTGGTCTCGCCGATCCTCCGGGAGCGCGGCCGGCTCCCGGAGGGGCGCGGCACGATGCGCCATCAGCTCACCGGAGAGGACCGGCTGCCCGCGGAGCATCCCGCCGCCCAGTACCGCGGGGCGTTCGAGGGCGTCGGGGTCTGA
- a CDS encoding FecCD family ABC transporter permease: MTSTTRAAPGSTAATLRRSARARSLWLALCLVVLAGIIALSVTIGSRDVGGQDILAAFGGSTDGFGPAAVAKRIPRTLLAVLAGAALGVSGAVMQGVTRNPLADPGILGINTGASLAVVIGIAHFGLTAASTFIWVAILGAAATATAVYVLGSLGQGGATPLKLALAGAATGAALTSFISAVVLPRSDIGDSVRSWQIGGVGGGTYASLQQVAPFLLAGFVLSLLCSRGLNTLALGDELAAGLGERVAVTRAVAALGAVVLCGAATAVTGPIGFVGLVVPHACRLLIGVDHRWLLPFSAVTGAVLLTAADVLGRIIARPAELDVGIVTALIGAPVFIAIVRRQKLVSL, translated from the coding sequence ATGACCTCGACCACCCGCGCCGCCCCCGGATCGACCGCCGCCACGCTGCGACGGTCGGCCCGTGCTCGATCCCTCTGGCTGGCGCTCTGCCTCGTGGTGCTCGCCGGGATCATCGCGCTGTCAGTGACCATCGGTTCCCGCGACGTCGGGGGGCAGGACATCCTCGCCGCCTTCGGGGGCTCGACGGACGGCTTCGGCCCGGCCGCGGTCGCCAAGCGCATCCCGCGCACCCTGCTCGCCGTGCTCGCGGGCGCCGCGCTCGGCGTCTCCGGGGCGGTCATGCAGGGTGTGACCCGCAATCCCCTCGCCGATCCCGGGATCCTCGGCATCAACACCGGCGCCTCCCTCGCCGTGGTGATCGGTATCGCCCACTTCGGGCTCACCGCCGCCTCGACGTTCATCTGGGTGGCGATCCTCGGTGCCGCCGCGACCGCCACGGCCGTCTACGTCCTGGGATCCCTCGGCCAGGGCGGGGCGACCCCGCTGAAGCTGGCCCTGGCGGGCGCCGCAACCGGTGCGGCGCTGACCTCGTTCATCAGCGCCGTGGTGCTGCCGCGCTCCGACATCGGCGACAGCGTGCGCTCCTGGCAGATCGGCGGCGTGGGCGGCGGCACCTACGCCTCCCTGCAGCAGGTCGCGCCGTTCCTGCTCGCCGGATTCGTGCTGTCGCTGCTGTGCTCGCGCGGGCTGAACACGCTGGCGCTGGGCGACGAGCTGGCCGCCGGCCTCGGCGAGCGGGTGGCGGTCACCCGAGCCGTTGCCGCCCTCGGCGCCGTGGTGCTGTGCGGCGCGGCCACCGCCGTGACCGGCCCGATCGGCTTCGTCGGCCTCGTCGTCCCGCACGCCTGCCGCCTGCTGATCGGGGTGGACCATCGCTGGCTGCTGCCCTTCAGCGCAGTGACCGGAGCGGTGCTGCTGACAGCGGCCGACGTGCTCGGCCGGATCATCGCACGGCCCGCCGAGCTCGACGTCGGCATCGTCACCGCCCTCATCGGCGCCCCGGTCTTCATCGCCATCGTGCGCCGGCAGAAGCTGGTGAGCCTGTGA
- a CDS encoding ATP-grasp domain-containing protein: protein MSASPVPPVSVVPAVRLAPDAPAAPSPRERPVDHAVHVLHDNPEWLPPFRRAFEAEGVPLVEWRLGEGSLDLDAQPPRGVIWSRLSASSHTRSAPLAKDAARSITAWAASWGRRVVNGQHVADLEVSKVLQHAQLRRAGFDVPRTLAVFGREGLVEAAEGFRAPFLTKHNQGGKGLGVRRFDDHAAFAAYVSGDDFEDAADGITLLQELLVADEPAITRAEFVGGEFVYAVRVDTSGGAFELCPAEACAVPGEDDAAEPMFRIRPEVTARTPLIGRYRALLAELGIEIAGIEYMTTVDGRTVTYDLNTNTNYNPDVEDSLEVPAARRIARYLGTLLREEQAADGA from the coding sequence ATGTCTGCCTCGCCCGTCCCTCCTGTCTCGGTGGTGCCCGCCGTGCGCCTGGCTCCCGACGCCCCCGCGGCTCCGTCGCCCCGGGAGCGCCCGGTCGACCACGCCGTGCACGTGCTGCACGACAATCCCGAGTGGCTGCCGCCCTTCCGACGGGCCTTCGAGGCGGAGGGGGTGCCGCTGGTCGAATGGCGCCTCGGCGAAGGCTCTCTCGACCTGGACGCGCAGCCGCCCCGCGGGGTGATCTGGTCGCGTCTGAGCGCTTCCTCGCACACTCGCAGCGCTCCGCTGGCGAAGGACGCCGCCCGTTCGATCACTGCCTGGGCCGCCTCCTGGGGCCGGCGAGTGGTGAACGGCCAGCACGTCGCGGACCTCGAGGTCTCCAAGGTGCTCCAGCACGCCCAACTGCGCCGCGCCGGCTTCGACGTGCCCCGCACCCTCGCCGTCTTCGGCCGCGAGGGTCTGGTCGAGGCGGCCGAGGGCTTCCGAGCCCCCTTCCTCACCAAGCACAACCAGGGCGGCAAGGGTCTCGGCGTGCGCCGTTTCGACGACCACGCGGCCTTCGCCGCCTACGTGAGCGGGGACGACTTCGAGGACGCCGCCGACGGGATCACCCTGCTGCAGGAGCTGCTGGTGGCGGATGAGCCCGCCATCACCCGCGCCGAGTTCGTCGGCGGCGAGTTCGTCTACGCGGTGCGGGTGGACACCTCCGGCGGGGCCTTCGAACTGTGCCCCGCGGAGGCCTGCGCCGTGCCCGGCGAGGACGACGCGGCGGAGCCGATGTTCCGGATCCGCCCCGAGGTGACGGCGCGGACCCCGCTGATCGGCCGGTACCGGGCGCTGTTGGCGGAGCTCGGTATCGAGATCGCCGGGATCGAGTACATGACCACCGTCGACGGACGCACCGTCACCTACGACCTCAACACGAACACCAACTACAACCCCGACGTCGAGGATTCGCTGGAGGTCCCCGCCGCCCGCCGCATCGCCCGTTATCTGGGGACCCTGCTGCGCGAGGAGCAGGCGGCCGACGGAGCCTGA